A window from Vigna angularis cultivar LongXiaoDou No.4 chromosome 7, ASM1680809v1, whole genome shotgun sequence encodes these proteins:
- the LOC108322742 gene encoding protein NLP2, which translates to MEYGGLVQNCGFGSLWECDSASEEDSIEEVLAEGCWVETSGVGSCEAQYIGSSEAEMEVELRKRWWIGPNKVNSSVKDRLVVAVCYLRECTKNSNLMIQVWVPLRRGLVAGPEYLTRNLDDWVAVEMNMNVNMNSARDVSLRFYRSQEYPRLPYYVDLPGSLALPVFERGTDTCLGVIQILTPPCDTVNYCPQLLNNNLLCNPFQAFEEVYEAAVNEIVEVMRCVCRAQNVALALSWAPCCIQQGGKCGGYGHSTENHLSTVERACFVGDAQVLGFKEASSQHHLLRGQGIVGTAFTTAKPCFAIDVAAFTRAQYPLAHHANIFGLHAAVAIPLRSLYTDFVVEFFLPKDCRDRENQSHFLSSISLILQQSCRTLHVVMGDEFTLPPLPPPPPPQPQPYVNNKEEIVMSEKSDSQWQAEACGSWIAHMMEAQAQEQKAKGVCVSLEYLEEAKEEFKVTGKCRWESGSSGAYDAVEVQEQHVFGDESQTQTQTQNFGGRRGRKSGEKRRTKAEKTISLPVLRQYFAGSLKDAAKSIGVCPTTLKRICRQHGITRWPSRKIKKVGHSLKKLQLVIDSVQGAEGAIQIGSFYNSFPELSSATSQSKNNNSSNNNSSSLYGHSPPSSSSPSTVPPQQQHLYFSTPNVSQTGLRVKATFGDEKIRFSLQPKWGFRDLEVEIGRRFNVKDLGNLVIKYLDDEGEWVVLACDGDLEECKDLHTTYESRTIRLALFQPSP; encoded by the exons ATGGAATATGGGGGGTTGGTGCAAAATTGTGGGTTTGGGAGCTTGTGGGAGTGTGATTCGGCCTCGGAAGAAGATTCGATCGAGGAGGTGCTGGCAGAAGGTTGCTGGGTGGAAACGAGTGGCGTTGGGAGCTGCGAGGCTCAGTATATTGGAAGTTCAGAAGCGGAGATGGAGGTGGAGTTGAGGAAGAGATGGTGGATTGGACCCAACAAGGTTAATTCCTCCGTCAAAGACAGACTGGTGGTGGCTGTCTGTTATCTCAGAGAATGCACAAAGAACTCCAATCTCATGATTCAGGTGTGGGTTCCCTTACGCAGAGGGCTTGTAGCTGGGCCTGAGTATCTCACCAGAAATTTAGATGACTGGGTTGCAGTTGAGATGAACATGAACGTCAACATGAACAGCGCAAGGGACGTCAGCCTTCGCTTCTACCGAAGCCAGGAATACCCTCGGCTTCCTTATTATGTTGATCTTCCTGGTTCTTTAGCCCTCCCGGTGTTCGAAAGAGGCACCGACACATGCCTCGGTGTCATCCAGATTCTAACGCCTCCCTGCGACACCGTCAACTATTGCCCGCAGCTTCTTAACAATAATCTTCTCTGCAATCCTTTCCAg GCATTCGAGGAGGTGTACGAAGCAGCGGTGAATGAGATTGTGGAGGTGATGAGGTGTGTGTGCAGGGCGCAGAATGTGGCATTGGCTCTCAGCTGGGCTCCTTGTTGCATCCAGCAAGGAGGGAAGTGTGGTGGGTATGGCCATTCCACGGAGAATCACTTGTCAACAGTGGAGAGAGCGTGTTTTGTGGGAGATGCACAGGTTCTGGGCTTCAAGGAGGCTTCTTCTCAGCATCATCTCTTGCGAGGACAGGGAATCGTTGGCACGGCCTTCACAACGGCCAAGCCCTGCTTTGCGATCGACGTAGCCGCCTTCACCAGAGCCCAGTATCCTCTGGCTCACCACGCCAACATCTTTGGCCTGCACGCTGCCGTCGCCATTCCTCTAAGAAGCCTCTACACCGATTTTGTCGTCGAGTTCTTCCTTCCTAAGGACTGCCGTGACAGGGAAAATCAAAGCCACTTCCTCAGCTCCATATCCCTCATCCTTCAGCAGTCTTGCCGCACCTTGCATGTTGTCATGGGGGACGAGTTCACGTTGCCCCCGCTGCCGCCGCCTCCGCCGCCACAGCCGCAGCCATACGTTAATAACAAAGAGGAAATAGTTATGAGTGAGAAATCGGACTCGCAGTGGCAGGCAGAAGCGTGCGGGTCGTGGATCGCGCACATGATGGAGGCCCAGGCCCAGGAGCAGAAGGCGAAAGGAGTGTGCGTGTCGTTGGAATACCTGGAAGAGGCGAAAGAGGAGTTCAAAGTGACAGGCAAGTGCAGGTGGGAGAGTGGCAGCAGCGGCGCTTACGATGCAGTAGAGGTTCAGGAGCAGCATGTGTTCGGCGATGAATCTCAgacccaaacacaaacacagaatTTTGGTGGGCGACGTGGCAGAAAGTCCGGCGAAAAGAGGCGTACGAAGGCGGAGAAGACCATCAGTTTGCCAGTTCTGAGACAGTACTTCGCCGGAAGCCTGAAAGATGCGGCAAAGAGCATCGGAG TGTGTCCGACAACTCTGAAAAGGATATGCAGACAGCACGGCATCACGAGGTGGCCATCGAGGAAGATAAAGAAAGTAGGACACTCTTTGAAGAAGCTTCAGCTAGTGATCGATTCGGTGCAGGGTGCAGAGGGTGCCATACAGATCGGCTCTTTCTACAACAGTTTTCCAGAGTTGAGCTCTGCCACCTCTCAGTCAAAGAACAAtaacagcagcaacaacaactcCTCCTCCTTGTACGGCCATTCCCCACCGTCATCCTCCTCTCCTTCCACCGTGCCTCCTCAACAGCAGCACCTGTATTTCAGCACTCCCAACGTCTCCCAAACAGGTCTTCGAGTGAAGGCTACTTTTGGCGATGAAAAAATCCGTTTCAGCTTGCAACCGAAGTGGGGTTTCAGAGATTTGGAGGTTGAGATCGGAAGGCGTTTCAA